One Vicugna pacos chromosome 31, VicPac4, whole genome shotgun sequence genomic region harbors:
- the LOC140690643 gene encoding uncharacterized protein has product MSWSVQAYECAIQVCAGPTVCKPRPEKAHAGKAQECTDPGVCRPRSVHAQECAGTGGSRPRSVQCQVCAGTSGSRPSSVKAQECAGPGEGRPNRGQAQEREGPGVCRLWNVHTRICADPGEGRPRSEQTEECTGPGVCRTRSVQTLECAETGVCRPRSVPAQVGTGLGVCRHRWEQAQECTSPGLCRSKCAQVQECEGPGVCCPRSVQVLKIAGPGVCRQRCVQAKEGVGPGVYRPRSVQAKACADSAVCRDRIVQAQDCTGLGLCSPAVFRPRSVQNQDYTGPGVFRLNIVHVLECAGL; this is encoded by the exons atgtcttggagtgtgcaggcctatgagtgtgcaatccaggtgtgtgcgggcccaacagtgtgcaagcctaggccagagaaggcccatgcagggaaggcccaggagtgtacagatccaggagtgtgcaggcccaggagtgtgcatgcccaggagtgtgcaggcacaggagggagcaggccgaggagtgtgcagtgccaggtgtgtgcaggcacaagtgggagcaggcccagtagtgtgaaggcccaagaatgtgcaggtcctggagagggccggccgaatagggggcaggcccaggagagggaaggcccaggagtttgcaggctctggaatgtgcacacgaggatttgtgcggacccaggagagggcaggcccaggagtgagcagacagaggagtgtacaggcccaggagtgtgcaggaccaggagtgtgcagacactggagtgtgcagagacaggagtgtgcaggcccaggagtgtgccggcacaggtgggaacagggctaggagtgtgcaggcatagatgggagcaggcccaggagtgtacaagcccaggtttatgcaggtccaagtgtgcgcaggtccaggagtgtgaaggcccag gtgtctgctgtcccaggagtgtgcaggtcctgaagattgcaggcccaggagtgtgcagacaaaggtgtgtgcaggccaaggagggtgtaggtcctggagtgtacaggcccaggagtgtgcaggccaaggcgtgtgcagactccgcagtgtgcagagacaggattgtgcaggcccaagattgtacaggccttgggctgtgcagcccagcagtgttcaggcccaggagtgtgcaaaatcaggattatacaggcccaggtgtgttcaggctaaacattgtgcatgtcttggagtgtgcaggcctatga